A genome region from Panicum virgatum strain AP13 chromosome 4K, P.virgatum_v5, whole genome shotgun sequence includes the following:
- the LOC120702355 gene encoding haloacid dehalogenase-like hydrolase domain-containing protein Sgpp isoform X2 has protein sequence MPSNLCSSLATTVPVQAVLFDIDGTLCDSDPLHHAAFQELLLEIGYNNGVPIDDEFFIKNIAGRSDVEAAQNLFPDWDLEKGLKFLDEKEAKYRSLAKERLEPVKGLGKVVQWVKDHGYKRAAVTNAPRINAELMISLLGLSDFFQAIIIGGECEQPKPAPYPYLKAIKELQVSAEHTFIFEDSASGIRAGVAAGMPVVAVATRNPEKSLLEAGASLLIKDYEDPKLWAALEEIDREEAKLKKASE, from the exons ATGCCGTCAAACCTTTGCAGCTCTCTTGCAACAACTGTTCCGGTTCAGGCAGTCCTGTTTGATATTGATGGAACTCTCTGCGATTCAGACCCTCTCCATCATGCGGCTTTCCAGGAATTGCTCCTCGAG ATTGGGTACAACAACGGCGTGCCCATAGATGATGAGTTCTTCATCAAAAATATTGCTGGAAGGAGTGATGTTGAGGCTGCCCAGAATTTGTTCCCGGACTGGGACCTTGAAAAGGGGCTCAAGTTCCTAGACGAGAAGGAAGCTAAATACAGAAG TTTGGCAAAAGAGCGCTTGGAACCTGTGAAAGGCCTTGGGAAAGTTGTTCAGTGGGTCAAGGATCACGGCTACAAGCGTGCAGCAGTGACCAACGCCCCTAGGATTAACGCAGAGCTCATGATCTCACTCCTTGGCCTCTCGGACTTCTTCCAGGCCATTATTATCGGAGGTGAATGTGAGCAGCCGAAGCCTGCCCCATACCCGTACCTGAAGGCCATCAAGGAGCTTCAGGTGTCTGCAGAACACACCTTCATCTTCGAG GATTCTGCTTCTGGCATACGTGCTGGTGTTGCAGCTGGAATGCCTGTCGTCGCCGTGGCAACGAGGAACCCTGAGAAATCCCTTCTCGAAGCAGGAGCCAGCTTGCTGATCAAGGACTATGAGGACCCCAAGCTCTGGGCTGCGCTTGAGGAGATCGACAGAGAGGAAGCTAAGCTAAAGAAGGCCAGCGAATGA
- the LOC120702356 gene encoding haloacid dehalogenase-like hydrolase domain-containing protein Sgpp, with the protein MESAIGSVAPLEAVLFDIDGTMAISDPFHHRATSEMLIKVGYNDGVPITHEFGMTHMAGRSNEQIGQFLFPDWDRGRLDAFFAEKEALFARYAGEGLKEIAGLTALCRWAGERGLKRAAVTNAPRANAELIISILGLSDFFQLIITGEDCERSKPFPDPYLRALHLLGASPDHTLVFEDSTVGVQAGVAAGMPVIAIADESREGKLLTVGASLVIRDYEDPRLWAQLGKLDATRHQAAEANGVVPHSNS; encoded by the exons ATGGAAAG TGCGATCGGCAGCGTCGCTCCTCTGGAAGCCGTCCTGTTCGACATCGACGGGACGATGGCCATCTCCGACCCCTTCCACCACCGAGCCACCTCCGAGATGCTCATCAAGGTGGGCTACAACGACGGCGTGCCCATCACTCATGAGTTCGGCATGACGCACATGGCCGGCCGGAGCAACGAGCAGATCGGCCAGTTCCTGTTCCCGGACTGGGACCGGGGCAGGCTCGACGCCTTCTTCGCCGAGAAGGAGGCGCTCTTCGCCCGGTACGCCGGCGAGGGGCTAAAGGAGATTGCCGGCCTGACGGCGCTGTGCCGGTgggccggcgagcgcgggctCAAGCGCGCGGCGGTGACCAACGCGCCCCGGGCCAacgccgagctcatcatctccatccTCGGCCTCTCCGACTTCTTCCAGCTCATCATCACCGGCGAGGACTGCGAGCGCTCCAAGCCCTTCCCGGACCCCTACCTCAGGGCGCTCCACCTGCTCGGCGCCTCGCCGGACCACACCCTCGTCTTCGAGGACTCCACCGTCGGGGTGCAGGCCGGTGTTGCCGCCGGTATGCCGGTCATTGCCATCGCCGACGAGAGCCGGGAGGGCAAGCTCCTCACCGTCGGCGCCTCGCTTGTCATCAGGGACTACGAGGACCCTAGGCTCTGGGCCCAACTGGGCAAATTGGACGCCACCAGACATCAAGCTGCTGAGGCCAATGGAGTAGTACCGCATAGCAATAGCTGA
- the LOC120702355 gene encoding haloacid dehalogenase-like hydrolase domain-containing protein Sgpp isoform X1 translates to MAAPTANGNSTVSSLATTVPVQAVLFDIDGTLCDSDPLHHAAFQELLLEIGYNNGVPIDDEFFIKNIAGRSDVEAAQNLFPDWDLEKGLKFLDEKEAKYRSLAKERLEPVKGLGKVVQWVKDHGYKRAAVTNAPRINAELMISLLGLSDFFQAIIIGGECEQPKPAPYPYLKAIKELQVSAEHTFIFEDSASGIRAGVAAGMPVVAVATRNPEKSLLEAGASLLIKDYEDPKLWAALEEIDREEAKLKKASE, encoded by the exons ATGGCGGCTCCCACTGCCAACGGCAATTCCACTGTCAG CTCTCTTGCAACAACTGTTCCGGTTCAGGCAGTCCTGTTTGATATTGATGGAACTCTCTGCGATTCAGACCCTCTCCATCATGCGGCTTTCCAGGAATTGCTCCTCGAG ATTGGGTACAACAACGGCGTGCCCATAGATGATGAGTTCTTCATCAAAAATATTGCTGGAAGGAGTGATGTTGAGGCTGCCCAGAATTTGTTCCCGGACTGGGACCTTGAAAAGGGGCTCAAGTTCCTAGACGAGAAGGAAGCTAAATACAGAAG TTTGGCAAAAGAGCGCTTGGAACCTGTGAAAGGCCTTGGGAAAGTTGTTCAGTGGGTCAAGGATCACGGCTACAAGCGTGCAGCAGTGACCAACGCCCCTAGGATTAACGCAGAGCTCATGATCTCACTCCTTGGCCTCTCGGACTTCTTCCAGGCCATTATTATCGGAGGTGAATGTGAGCAGCCGAAGCCTGCCCCATACCCGTACCTGAAGGCCATCAAGGAGCTTCAGGTGTCTGCAGAACACACCTTCATCTTCGAG GATTCTGCTTCTGGCATACGTGCTGGTGTTGCAGCTGGAATGCCTGTCGTCGCCGTGGCAACGAGGAACCCTGAGAAATCCCTTCTCGAAGCAGGAGCCAGCTTGCTGATCAAGGACTATGAGGACCCCAAGCTCTGGGCTGCGCTTGAGGAGATCGACAGAGAGGAAGCTAAGCTAAAGAAGGCCAGCGAATGA